Part of the Eshraghiella crossota genome is shown below.
TATCCCTGATTGTTATTATTATCATCACCATTATAATTGTTCTGATATTCCATAATGAACCTCCGTGTTAAGTTGATTAAGGTATGATATATACATGCCTTGTAATAAGAATGATATTCTTAATTATAAAGTTGACAACTACAAGAAAAAGTGCAATATACAGGTAAAAATATTTTAAATGCATACCCTTAACCCTGCCATGTGTCAGAAAACGGAAGGTCTGGCTCATATAAAAAAATGCGGTAAGTATGACAGCATATATAACCAGTGGGTGATATAAAATACTCTTCGGGATATTGCCGTGAATAAGATAAATAAAAGCTCTTGTGCCGCCGCAGCCTGGACAGTAAAGACCTGTAAGGTGGCGGAACTGACACTCTGTAAGCATATTAATATTGTAACGGACAGCAATTCCTTTGATAATCAATGCTGTAATTCCAGTAATAAAAAATATGCAGATTCCTATTATATACACAACGGCATCCGAATCTTTTTCTCTAAGCAGTTGTCTGAAATTTAATCTTTCACTCATATACAATATATTAACATGAAAAAACACTCCTTGCAATACGTACAAAGTCCTTATAAAATATAACAAGAGAATGGAGGAATACACATGACGGTAAAGGAACGGGCTTTGCTTGTTACAAAACGGCTGGATGAATTTTATACCACAGAGCTTACCTGCTATCTTAATCATGACAGCGCATGGCAGCTTCTTTTTGCCACCATATTAAGTGCCCAGTGTACAGATGCAAGGGTTAATATAGTGACAGAAAAGCTTTTTAAAAAATACAGAACCTTGGAGGATTTTTCTAAAGCGGACATTAAAGAACTTGAGGAAGATATACGGTCCACAGGTTTTTACCACAATAAAGCAAAAAATATTAAGGCTTGTGCCACGGAACTTCTGGAACGCCATAACGGGGAAGTACCAAGAGACATCGAAAGCCTTACGGCATTAAGCGGAGTGGGCAGAAAGACTGCCAATGTGATAAGAGGAAATATCTATCATGAACCGAGTATTGTGGTGGATACACATGTTAAAAGAATTTCCAGAAAGCTGGGACTTACAAAAGAAGATGACCCTGTTAAAATAGAATTTGACCTTATGAAGGTTCTTCCTAAAGACCATTGGATTTTATATAATATTCAGATAATAAGGCTGGGAAGAAATATATGCTTTGCAAGAAACCCTAAATGTGAGGAATGTTTTTTAAGGGATTTATGTAAAGCAGGAAAAGGAAAATAATAATGATAAAAGATTTTGTGGCAATCGACCTTGAGACAACAGGTCTTAGCCCTTATGATAATAAAATAATAGAATTAGGTGCGGTAAGATACAGGGACGGAAAGCCTGTGGACCAATATAATACCTTGATTAATCCGGGAGTCCATATCCCGGAACGTATAACAGAGATAACCGGAATTGATGACGATATGGTAAGCAAAGCACCTTATATTGATGATGAGCTGGACAGAATTATGGAATTTATAGGTAATGATGTGATTCTGGGACATAATGTGATATTTGATTATACATTTATAGCGGGAGCCCTCGCAGGACACAGTATAGAATACAGTGCGGAAGCAATAGATACTTTGAAGTTTGCCAAAAAAGTATTGCCGGCCAATGAATCAAAGAATCTTGAACACCTTTGTGAAATGTTTGACATAGTGACGATACACCACAGGGCATACGAAGATGCCATGTCCGCTGCCAATGTGTATTTCAGATTGTGTGAACTTTCAGGAGAGGAAACGATTGTTGAACAGTATCACTTCAAGAAACAGAAAGCTGCGGGGATTACACCAAAACAGGTAAATTACCTTAAATCCCTTATAGAAAGACATAATATAAAACCTGACTACATAATCGAAAACCTGACAAAAAGTCAGGCTTCAAGGGAAATCGACAGAATATTATCCGAGTATGGAATTATGAGACGGCAGCTTTAATTTCATTAAGTTTTGAAATGATGGGTGCCTTCATTATGGAATCCAGCTTATCGGCACTTTCGATTAATGAATTAATACCGGTTATATTATTGTCTTTACGGTAAAGTTCTGCTAACATGTAGTAATTGCGGCTTACGTCAGTACCGATTGATATACCGTATTCAAGAATTACAGCAGCCAGTGAACAGTTCCCAATCTCAATAAGTCTTGCACCACATCTGGCAATTATATTGACAAGTGTGATATAATTTTCATCATATTCAGATAGTGCTGAAAGGTTGGCAACGCCGTATTTTTCCTTTAAGTCAGTATTGGTAAGACCTGAAAGATTAAGAATTTTTCTGGCCTGCAGATTTAAAAGAGTTGTGCGGTATTCGTTAATTTCATCATCTGAAATATCGGAAGGGATGACAGAATCGGGAATATTTATGTAATTGAGATTTGAAATATCTTTTCTGCGGACGGTATTGGCTCTTGCCTCCCTTGCCCAGAAAGATGCCTTGGCAGAATCTGATTTACGGGAATGTTTTTTACATTCATATAATATTAACATTCCGATTATAATAGTACAAAATAAAATAACCCATCCAAAATTTTTAAACATAGAATCACCTCAGAAAGGAAGTATTGTGATGTATAATAAGAAAAACAGAAGAATAATGACAACTGTACTTGTTGTAATACTTGTACTTGCAATGGTTGTACCTCTTCTTATATCTGCTATTTCCTGATAGTTGGATTATACGAAAAAAATCATATTATATCAAGAACCAAGAGGAAATTAGGGTTGGAATGAACGGTAAAATATGATATTATTAACCAATAACCCTTATGATAGGAAGTTAGTAATGGCAGTAGGAAAAGTACCTAACAGAATTTTAAAAAGAAGCGTTGTTAATCTGCTTAAATGTCCGCCAAGAACGGGCATTGATGCAGCCTCTTTTGCCGTCGGAGATATACACGTCCTTACAGCCTGTGCAACAGGTCTTACGGATTGTGCAATTGCACCGGAAACAGCCGTTTACAAAGCGGCGAACAATATATGGGTTTCCGGGGGAGAACTCCTTGGGATAGAGGCTTCTTTTATGTTGCCTAAAAACTATAACGAGTATAACCTCAAGGCATATACAAAGCGTGTCAAAGCAGCATGCGATAAGTGCAAAACGACACTTGCGGGAGGGCATACGGAAGTAACGGACGGCGTTAAGAGGTTTTGTATAAGTGTAGCAGCAACAGGTATTGCAGGCACTACACCGGTCAACATACATAACGTTAAGCCCGGAATGGATATAATTGTTACAAAATGGATTGCACTTGAAGAGGCTGCAATGATTGTAAGTAATGAAGACAACATGGCAAAGTTATGTGAACACTTTTCTAATGAATATATGAGTGTAACCGGACAATATGCTGACTGGCTTACAGTTCGTGATGAGGCCGCAGTCGCGATGAAGCATGGTGTAGCAGCCATGCACGATATATCGGAAGGCGGTATATTTACTGCACTCTGGGATTTTGCCGAAGGAAGCGGATGCGGGTTTGAAGTTGATTTGAAACGTATTCCGTTAAGACAGGAGACAGTGGAAATTGCAGAATTTTTCCACCTTAATCCCTATACCATGAAGTCATCAGGAAGTATAATAATCGCCTGTGATAATGGAACTGATATGGTGAATGCCCTTAATGAAGAGGGAATTCCGGCAGTTATAATAGGCAGAACAACTGATAACAATGGTAAGATACTTCGCAACGAAGATGAAATCAGATATTTAGATAAGATGTAATACAGGCACAGCCTGACAGAAAGGATGGATTACAATATGCGTGAAGCAATTTTAGCAGTTCTTGAAAAAAACAGCAGAATAGATTTGGCGGATCTTGCCGCTTTACTTGGAGTTACGGAAGCAGAGGTAGCTAATGAAATTTCAGAAATGGAAAAGGAGAGAGTTATCTGCGGTTATCATACGCTTATCAACTGGGATAAGACCAACAATGAAAAAGTAACGGCACTTATAGAAGTTAAGGTAACTCCACAGAGAGGTCTCGGTTTTGATTCAATTGCCGAGAGAATATATAATTACAGCGAAGTGCACGCACTTTACCTTATGTCCGGAGGATTTGACTTTACGGTAATCATTGAAGGAAAGACAATGAAGCAGGTTGCTACATTCGTATCAAGCAAATTAGCTCCGCTTGAAGCAGTTTTAAGCACTTCAACACATTTTGTATTAAAGAAATATAAAGACCACGGAACAGTCCTTGATGCTCCCGTGTCTGATGAAAGGATGCTTGTTACACCATGAGAAACCCATTATCTGACAAAATAACGACAATTAAGCCTTCGGGTATTCGTAAGTTTTTTGATCTGGTAAGTGAAATGAAGGATGCCATATCTTTGGGTGTGGGCGAACCTGATTTTGATACACCATGGAGAATACGTGAAGAAGGAATATATACCCTTGAAAAAGGCAAAACATATTACACAAGTAATTCAGGCCTTATGGACCTGAGAATTGAGATAAGCAGATATCTCGAAAGAAGATTCGGACTTAATTACGATGCGGAAAAAGAAATTATTGTTACCGTAGGGGGAAGCGAAGGAATAGACCTTGCTTTCAGGGCAATGCTTAATCCGGGAGATGAAGTTATCATTCCTGAGCCATGCTATGTTTCTTATGTGCCATGTGTAACGCTTGCAGATGGTGTTCCTGTTACGGTTAACCTTAAAGAAGAAAATGATTTTAAGCTTACCAAGGAACAGTTAC
Proteins encoded:
- a CDS encoding PolC-type DNA polymerase III, producing the protein MIKDFVAIDLETTGLSPYDNKIIELGAVRYRDGKPVDQYNTLINPGVHIPERITEITGIDDDMVSKAPYIDDELDRIMEFIGNDVILGHNVIFDYTFIAGALAGHSIEYSAEAIDTLKFAKKVLPANESKNLEHLCEMFDIVTIHHRAYEDAMSAANVYFRLCELSGEETIVEQYHFKKQKAAGITPKQVNYLKSLIERHNIKPDYIIENLTKSQASREIDRILSEYGIMRRQL
- a CDS encoding Lrp/AsnC family transcriptional regulator, with amino-acid sequence MREAILAVLEKNSRIDLADLAALLGVTEAEVANEISEMEKERVICGYHTLINWDKTNNEKVTALIEVKVTPQRGLGFDSIAERIYNYSEVHALYLMSGGFDFTVIIEGKTMKQVATFVSSKLAPLEAVLSTSTHFVLKKYKDHGTVLDAPVSDERMLVTP
- a CDS encoding AIR synthase-related protein, producing MAVGKVPNRILKRSVVNLLKCPPRTGIDAASFAVGDIHVLTACATGLTDCAIAPETAVYKAANNIWVSGGELLGIEASFMLPKNYNEYNLKAYTKRVKAACDKCKTTLAGGHTEVTDGVKRFCISVAATGIAGTTPVNIHNVKPGMDIIVTKWIALEEAAMIVSNEDNMAKLCEHFSNEYMSVTGQYADWLTVRDEAAVAMKHGVAAMHDISEGGIFTALWDFAEGSGCGFEVDLKRIPLRQETVEIAEFFHLNPYTMKSSGSIIIACDNGTDMVNALNEEGIPAVIIGRTTDNNGKILRNEDEIRYLDKM
- the nth gene encoding endonuclease III, with the translated sequence MTVKERALLVTKRLDEFYTTELTCYLNHDSAWQLLFATILSAQCTDARVNIVTEKLFKKYRTLEDFSKADIKELEEDIRSTGFYHNKAKNIKACATELLERHNGEVPRDIESLTALSGVGRKTANVIRGNIYHEPSIVVDTHVKRISRKLGLTKEDDPVKIEFDLMKVLPKDHWILYNIQIIRLGRNICFARNPKCEECFLRDLCKAGKGK
- a CDS encoding DUF2752 domain-containing protein codes for the protein MSERLNFRQLLREKDSDAVVYIIGICIFFITGITALIIKGIAVRYNINMLTECQFRHLTGLYCPGCGGTRAFIYLIHGNIPKSILYHPLVIYAVILTAFFYMSQTFRFLTHGRVKGMHLKYFYLYIALFLVVVNFIIKNIILITRHVYIIP